The DNA window CTTGACGTCTAacagagaggaagaggaagaaaaaggactGGAAAATACGTTGGAAACAATCGCgcaaaggagagagagatccATCGAGAAATAGCGTTGACTCGGATAAATTAGATCCGGGTCAGACTTGAACCGGATAATCGAGACAGGTTCatgttaagaataagaaatagaTTTGTGAAGGTATGTTTTGATTGATATTCATAAGCTTTGAATATGATATAAGCTAGCAACTAATACCTAGttataaggaaaatataaactaattaaatattccgactaaaataaaatatattataaatcaaatcataatagaatattaagatataatatctgagatatattccataactaatatattctctaaatattatatctcaatagTTCAGCTTCGGTCCAGCATGTCACGCAAGTCCAACAACCCAAACACCTGCAGTGGCCCATGCTGGTCTAGCCTGTAAACCCTCGGTCCAAGTTCCCTCAGCCCAAAACCCTTTCGATCTAGTAGCCCACGTTTGCAGACCCAAGTTTCCCTCGCCCCAGCTAAACCAACCTGCAGCCGACGGCCACCGAGCCAACCCGAACCGGACTGCAATTCATGCCTTGACCCGACAACGTTGCACCAAAGAAACCTTGAATCGAGAAGTTCTAGATAATGATAAACGAGAGTAGTCAAGGGTGCGGAGCTTCGGGCTCAGGGAGCACCAGGTGCTTGTTTATGAAAGATTAACCGGGCAAGCAAGGGAAGTCTAAGTGTTTATGAAAGGTGTCCGAGTGAAAGAACTTACTTAAACTTAGTGCTTGTGAGATCGAGTGACGACGTGGCTCGCCTTGCTACCGCCACATGGCACCCAGCGACATGACTAGCCCTTCGGCTCGGCGGCTTTTCGATGGCTTCTCGGCTGTTCGGCTTGGCTTCTCCAATTTTGGCCTGGTGTCCACCGTTTCGACCCTTCCAAACCTATTTTTGGTCCTGACTAAGGTAATTGATATCATTTTAGGGccatatttcacatttattaatttaatattgaaatactAATGGAAGGTGACGAATAGTCTGATAGGAAACGAACCCTTGCAACATTTGGAGCAGCTCTcgggaacgggagcttacgtttagctaaattagggagtacttcgacCAATGCCAACAAACGTTAGAGTATGATAGACTAGAAATTGTTTGCATTGCATTTATATTTACaatgtatgatgatgtttgaGTATGATGTTTGAGCTGTAATGCATGATAATGTACTTACTTTATATTTCAGTGTATGACATacatgatatgtttgatgcacttNCTGCACATTTGGAGGCTGCGTATGGGTGCGTTGAGAGGCCTGCAATGTTGGTGGCTACACTGGTTGTGAACAAAATGCACCCCTTTTTCTCGGGTATCATCACCCTGGCTGCATGCTTTGCCCCCCAAAATGCCCCCATCACGTTCACTCCCAATACCTTCCATGTCATTTAATAATACAGTAATTGATCAGCCTCCAATACTCTAAATTACCCATTTACTTAAGAATCCAACTGCCTTTTTGTATCCATTTACTTAATCCTACCCTactcaaaatttaatactaattaattataaccattctagtaattaaaatttaatactaaTTAATTCTAACCACTCTAATAGTTAAAATTGAGATCCACCCCTTAGAGTCAGTATCATAGCTTTTTCAATctatgtgggacttccattcCTCATTGTTTGGGGCCAGTGTGACACACCACCTCATGTTTAcctctttggggctcaacctACTTGCTCacacatcgcctggtgtctaactttgatatcatgtgcaacagctcaagtccacccctagttagcaaatattgttctttttaggttttttctttccggctttccttcaaaatttttaaaacgtttggGGAGAGTTTTCCTTCTAACTGATGTGGATCTCAGATTAATAACATGtaagtattatttattaaagttaaattagacaaaaataactttgtaaaattaaaaaacatacctcacatcaattttttttttttaaaggaaaattacaacttagattttggaattatttttattatttatatgtcaaataaattaataaacctttttattttattttgtcctccatttatgttatttatggaTTAAGGAATAGTTAAATACTACCTTGTCCAAGTCAAATTTTGTAACGTCCAATATTCCACTAAACGGACGGTCGATGACGCCGGCGTTGCTGTACATGATATCCAGCTTACCGTGCAGGCAGACAGCAGCGTCCACTAGATTGCTGACGTCTTCTTCCTTGGACACGTCGCAACGGATATAGCTTACGCCTTCGCCGAGTTGGTCAGCAATTTTTTGGCCGACTTCATCTTGGATATCGGCGATGACGACTTTGGCTCCATTTTCATGGAAAATTCGCACTGCGCTAGCTCCGATTCCGCTTGCACCGCCGGTGATGATCGCCACCTTGCCTTCCAGTCTAAAAACCCCAAAATTACACAGGTTAATCAATATATatgttagacaaacacgagtctccacaatggtatgatatgtcCATAATCTCTAAtcactttgctttgggctttccgaAAAGGCCTTATACTAATGGAATTAGCGGAGGCATTAGAatatgtataattaattaatgaaaattgatacCTTCTAAGAGGGGTGGCAGCAGAGGCATTAGAAGTCATgttattgaagaagaaagtcaGAAATTAAGGAAGCGGTTGATGGGAgagtaaaagagagagagggttgGATTTAGTGAAAGGTGTGATTTTGTGAGGGTGGGAATTCACATATTTATAGGACAGATTTGTCCGAtgaaactaaattatttttgggtcattcattatcatcattattattgcTATTATATTTAGTTGAGGATACAGAAGCGCCTCATATTTGTGTTTAAGCCACTCACCTACTTTtggttcattattttattttttggtcaCATGTTTTATTCCCTTTACTTACAATtaacatttatgaaattattaaaagagaaATTGAGTGGAATTGTcagaaatttgtttaaaattaaacttctaAGGAATTATGGTTACTCGGGTAAATCAATTATTGAACATATCTTGGCATTTATGATATCTCTCAAAAAGTTTTCTTGAAATGGTTGCAAAGAAGCATGCATGTGATTGGTAGTGTTCATACTTCTATTGTAACGTGACGTTATAAATAACTCGAAAGTTGGATTTTGAAGGAAATGAGATCTGCATCCCTTGACGTCTAacagagaggaagaggaagaaaaaggactGGAAAATACGTTGGAAACAATCGCgcaaaggagagagagatccATCGAGAAATAGCGTTGACTCGGATAAATTAGATCCGGGTCAGACTTGAACCGGATAATCGAGACAGGTTCatgttaagaataagaaatagaTTTGTGAAGGTATGTTTTGATTGATATTCATAAGCTTTGAATATGATATAAGCTAGCAACTAATACCTAGttataaggaaaatataaactaattaaatattccgactaaaataaaatatattataaatcaaatcataatagaatattaagatataatatctgagatatattccataactaatatattctctaaatattatatctcaatagTTCAGCTTCGGTCCAGCATGTCACGCAAGTCCAACAACCCAAACACCTGCAGTGGCCCATGCTGGTCTAGCCTGTAAACCCTCGGTCCAAGTTCCCTCAGCCCAAAACCCTTTCGATCTAGTAGCCCACGTTTGCAGACCCAAGTTTCCCTCGCCCCAGCTAAACCAACCTGCAGCCGACGGCCACCGAGCCAACCCGAACCGGACTGCAATTCATGCCTTGACCCGACAACGTTGCACCAAAGAAACCTTGAATCGAGAAGTTCTAGATAATGATAAACGAGAGTAGTCAAGGGTGCGGAGCTTCGGGCTCAGGGAGCACCAGGTGCTTGTTTATGAAAGATTAACCGGGCAAGCAAGGGAAGTCTAAGTGTTTATGAAAGGTGTCCGAGTGAAAGAACTTACTTAAACTTAGTGCTTGTGAGATCGAGTGACGACGTGGCTCGCCTTGCTACCGCCACATGGCACCCAGCGACATGACTAGCCCTTCGGCTCGGCGGCTTTTCGATGGCTTCTCGGCTGTTCGGCTTGGCTTCTCCAATTTTGGCCTGGTGTCCACCGTTTCGACCCTTCCAAACCTATTTTTGGTCCTGACTAAGGTAATTGATATCATTTTAGGGccatatttcacatttattaatttaatattgaaatactAATGGAAGGTGACGAATAGTCTGATAGGAAACGAACCCTTGCAACATTTGGAGCAGCTCTcgggaacgggagcttacgtttagctaaattagggagtacttcgacCAATGCCAACAAACGTTAGAGTATGATAGACTAGAAATTGTTTGCATTGCATTTATATTTACaatgtatgatgatgtttgaGTATGATGTTTGAGCTGTAATGCATGATAATGTACTTACTTTATATTTCAGT is part of the Cucurbita pepo subsp. pepo cultivar mu-cu-16 chromosome LG03, ASM280686v2, whole genome shotgun sequence genome and encodes:
- the LOC111791637 gene encoding tropinone reductase-like 1 — encoded protein: MTSNASAATPLRRLEGKVAIITGGASGIGASAVRIFHENGAKVVIADIQDEVGQKIADQLGEGVSYIRCDVSKEEDVSNLVDAAVCLHGKLDIMYSNAGVIDRPFSGILDVTKFDLDKVLGVNVMGAFWGAKHAARVMIPEKKGCILFTTSVATNIAGLSTHPYAASKCAXKLLDSRFLWCNVVGSRHELQSGSGWLGGRRLQVGLAGARETWVCKRGLLDRKGFGLRELGPRVYRLDQHGPLQVFGLLDLRDMLDRS